Proteins encoded by one window of Arabidopsis thaliana chromosome 2, partial sequence:
- a CDS encoding DUF3511 domain protein, putative (DUF3511) (Protein of unknown function (DUF3511); CONTAINS InterPro DOMAIN/s: Protein of unknown function DUF3511 (InterPro:IPR021899); BEST Arabidopsis thaliana protein match is: Protein of unknown function (DUF3511) (TAIR:AT3G62640.1); Has 220 Blast hits to 220 proteins in 14 species: Archae - 0; Bacteria - 0; Metazoa - 0; Fungi - 0; Plants - 220; Viruses - 0; Other Eukaryotes - 0 (source: NCBI BLink).): MDSHDGCGYGSGQRTYGVDRRKEIVSGKRNQIYGTRDYPPSLPPPPGKVAAGRSNASSSLRIGGLSDAEMKRKKRIARYKAYTVEGKVKSTLKNGFRWIKNKCCQIVHRF, encoded by the coding sequence ATGGATAGTCACGATGGATGTGGGTACGGGTCGGGTCAGAGAACTTACGGCGTTGATCGGAGGAAGGAAATCGTGAGTGGTAAGAGAAATCAGATCTACGGGACTCGGGATTATCCTCCGTCACTGCCGCCTCCGCCGGGAAAAGTAGCGGCGGGAAGGAGCAACGCGTCGTCGTCTTTGCGAATCGGAGGTTTAAGCGATgcggagatgaagaggaagaagagaatcgcGAGGTATAAAGCTTATACAGTTGAAGGTAAAGTTAAATCGACTTTGAAGAATGGATTCCGAtggattaaaaacaaatgctGTCAGATTGTCCATCGTTTCTGA
- the MYB12 gene encoding myb domain protein 12 (myb domain protein 12 (MYB12); CONTAINS InterPro DOMAIN/s: SANT, DNA-binding (InterPro:IPR001005), Homeodomain-like (InterPro:IPR009057), Myb, DNA-binding (InterPro:IPR014778), HTH transcriptional regulator, Myb-type, DNA-binding (InterPro:IPR017930), Homeodomain-related (InterPro:IPR012287), Myb transcription factor (InterPro:IPR015495); BEST Arabidopsis thaliana protein match is: myb domain protein 11 (TAIR:AT3G62610.1); Has 8833 Blast hits to 8133 proteins in 470 species: Archae - 0; Bacteria - 0; Metazoa - 786; Fungi - 423; Plants - 5965; Viruses - 6; Other Eukaryotes - 1653 (source: NCBI BLink).) — translation MGRAPCCEKVGIKRGRWTAEEDQILSNYIQSNGEGSWRSLPKNAGLKRCGKSCRLRWINYLRSDLKRGNITPEEEELVVKLHSTLGNRWSLIAGHLPGRTDNEIKNYWNSHLSRKLHNFIRKPSISQDVSAVIMTNASSAPPPPQAKRRLGRTSRSAMKPKIHRTKTRKTKKTSAPPEPNADVAGADKEALMVESSGAEAELGRPCDYYGDDCNKNLMSINGDNGVLTFDDDIIDLLLDESDPGHLYTNTTCGGDGELHNIRDSEGARGFSDTWNQGNLDCLLQSCPSVESFLNYDHQVNDASTDEFIDWDCVWQEGSDNNLWHEKENPDSMVSWLLDGDDEATIGNSNCENFGEPLDHDDESALVAWLLS, via the exons ATGGGAAGAGCGCCATGTTGCGAGAAGGTCGGTATCAAGAGAGGGCGGTGGACGGCGGAGGAGGACCAGATTCTCTCCAACTACATTCAATCCAACGGTGAAGGTTCTTGGAGATCTCTCCCCAAAAATGCCG GATTAAAAAGGTGTGGAAAGAGCTGTAGATTGAGATGGATAAACTATCTAAGATCAGACCTCAAGCGTGGAAACATAactccagaagaagaagaactcgTTGTTAAATTGCATTCCACTTTGGGAAACAG GTGGTCACTAATCGCGGGTCATCTACCAGGGAGAACAGACaacgaaataaaaaattattggaaCTCTCATCTCAGCCGTAAACTCCACAACTTCATTAGGAAGCCATCCATCTCTCAAGACGTCTCCGCCGTAATCATGACGAACGCTTCTTCAGCGCCACCGCCGCCGCAGGCAAAACGCAGACTTGGGAGAACGAGTAGGTCCGCTATGAAACCAAAAATCCACAGAACAAAAACTCGTAAAACGAAGAAAACGTCTGCACCACCGGAGCCTAACGCCGATGTAGCTGGGGCTGATAAAGAAGCATTAATGGTGGAGTCAAGTGGAGCCGAGGCTGAGCTAGGACGACCATGTGACTACTATGGAGATGATTGTAACAAAAATCTCATGAGCATTAATGGCGATAATGGAGTTTTAACGTTTGATGATGATATCATCGATCTTTTGTTGGACGAGTCAGATCCTGGCCACTTGTACACAAACACAACGTGCGGTGGTGATGGGGAGTTGCATAACATAAGAGACTCTGAAGGAGCCAGAGGGTTCTCGGATACTTGGAACCAAGGGAATCTCGACTGTCTTCTTCAGTCTTGTCCATCGGTGGAGTCGTTTCTCAACTACGACCACCAAGTTAACGATGCGTCGACGGATGAGTTTATCGATTGGGATTGTGTTTGGCAAGAAGGTAGTGATAATAATCTTTGGCATGAGAAAGAGAATCCCGACTCAATGGTCTCGTGGCTTTTAGACGGTGATGATGAGGCCACGATCGGGAATAGTAATTGTGAGAACTTTGGAGAACCGTTAGATCATGACGACGAAAGCGCTTTGGTCGCTTGGCTTCTGTCATGA
- the UNE5 gene encoding thioredoxin family protein (UNFERTILIZED EMBRYO SAC 5 (UNE5); FUNCTIONS IN: protein disulfide isomerase activity; INVOLVED IN: response to endoplasmic reticulum stress, double fertilization forming a zygote and endosperm, embryo sac development, pollen tube development, embryo development ending in seed dormancy; LOCATED IN: endoplasmic reticulum, plasma membrane, plant-type cell wall; EXPRESSED IN: 25 plant structures; EXPRESSED DURING: 15 growth stages; CONTAINS InterPro DOMAIN/s: Thioredoxin fold (InterPro:IPR012335), Disulphide isomerase (InterPro:IPR005788), Thioredoxin domain (InterPro:IPR013766), Endoplasmic reticulum, protein ERp29, C-terminal (InterPro:IPR011679), Thioredoxin, conserved site (InterPro:IPR017937), Thioredoxin-like subdomain (InterPro:IPR006662), Thioredoxin-like (InterPro:IPR017936), Thioredoxin-like fold (InterPro:IPR012336); BEST Arabidopsis thaliana protein match is: PDI-like 2-2 (TAIR:AT1G04980.1); Has 37639 Blast hits to 19288 proteins in 2969 species: Archae - 403; Bacteria - 17566; Metazoa - 6414; Fungi - 2106; Plants - 3416; Viruses - 32; Other Eukaryotes - 7702 (source: NCBI BLink).): MAKSQIWFGFALLALLLVSAVADDVVVLTDDSFEKEVGKDKGALVEFYAPWCGHCKKLAPEYEKLGASFKKAKSVLIAKVDCDEQKSVCTKYGVSGYPTIQWFPKGSLEPQKYEGPRNAEALAEYVNKEGGTNVKLAAVPQNVVVLTPDNFDEIVLDQNKDVLVEFYAPWCGHCKSLAPTYEKVATVFKQEEGVVIANLDADAHKALGEKYGVSGFPTLKFFPKDNKAGHDYDGGRDLDDFVSFINEKSGTSRDSKGQLTSKAGIVESLDALVKELVAASEDEKKAVLSRIEKGSDYASKETERLGRVLGKSISPVKADELTLKRNILTTFVASS, encoded by the exons atggcgaaATCTCAGATCTGGTTTGGTTTTGCGTTACTCGCGTTGCTTCTGGTTTCAGCCGTAGCTGACGATGTGGTTGTTTTGACTGACGATAGCTTCGAAAAGGAAGTTGGTAAAGATAAAGGAGCTCTCGTCGAGTTTTACGCTCCCTG GTGTGGTCACTGCAAGAAACTTGCTCCAGAGTATGAAAAGCTAGGGGCAAGCTTCAAGAAGGCTAAGTCTGTGTTGATTGCAAAG GTTGATTGTGATGAGCAAAAGAGTGTCTGTACTAAATATGGTGTTAGTGGATACCCAACCATTCAGTGGTTTCCTAAAGGATCTCTTGAACCTCAAAA GTATGAGGGTCCACGCAATGCTGAAGCTTTGGCTGAATACGTGAACAAGGAAGGAG GCACCAACGTAAAATTAGCTGCAGTTCCACAAAACGTGGTTGTTTTGACACCTGACAATTTCGATGAGATTGTTCTGGATCAAAACAAAGATGTCCTAGTCGAATTTTATGCACCATG GTGTGGCCACTGCAAATCACTCGCTCCC ACATACGAAAAGGTAGCCACAGTGTTTAAACAGGAAGAAGGTGTAGTCATCGCCAATTTGGATGCTGATGCACACAAAGCCCTTGGCGAGAA ATATGGAGTGAGTGGATTCCCAACATTGAAATTCTTCCCAAAGGACAACAAAGCTGGTCACGATTATGACGGTGGCAGGGATTTAGATGACTTTGTAAGCTTCATCAACGAGAAATCTGGGACCAGCAGGGACAGTAAAGGGCAGCTTACTTCAAAG GCTGGTATAGTCGAAAGCTTAGATGCTTTGGTAAAAGAGTTAGTTGCAGCTagtgaagatgagaagaaggcAGTGTTGTCTCGC ATAGAAAAAGGTTCAGACTATGCTAGCAAAGAAACGGAGAGGCTTGGACGGGTGCTTGGGAAGTCGATAAGTCCAGTGAAAGCTGATGAACTCACTCTCAAGAGAAATATCCTAACCACGTTCGTTGCTTCTTCTTAA
- the UNE5 gene encoding thioredoxin family protein (UNFERTILIZED EMBRYO SAC 5 (UNE5); FUNCTIONS IN: protein disulfide isomerase activity; INVOLVED IN: in 6 processes; LOCATED IN: endoplasmic reticulum, plasma membrane, plant-type cell wall; EXPRESSED IN: 26 plant structures; EXPRESSED DURING: 15 growth stages; CONTAINS InterPro DOMAIN/s: Thioredoxin fold (InterPro:IPR012335), Disulphide isomerase (InterPro:IPR005788), Thioredoxin domain (InterPro:IPR013766), Endoplasmic reticulum, protein ERp29, C-terminal (InterPro:IPR011679), Thioredoxin, conserved site (InterPro:IPR017937), Thioredoxin-like subdomain (InterPro:IPR006662), Thioredoxin-like (InterPro:IPR017936), Thioredoxin-like fold (InterPro:IPR012336); BEST Arabidopsis thaliana protein match is: PDI-like 2-2 (TAIR:AT1G04980.1); Has 37720 Blast hits to 19404 proteins in 2983 species: Archae - 403; Bacteria - 17657; Metazoa - 6433; Fungi - 2162; Plants - 3420; Viruses - 32; Other Eukaryotes - 7613 (source: NCBI BLink).) — MAKSQIWFGFALLALLLVSAVADDVVVLTDDSFEKEVGKDKGALVEFYAPWCGHCKKLAPEYEKLGASFKKAKSVLIAKVDCDEQKSVCTKYGVSGYPTIQWFPKGSLEPQKYEGPRNAEALAEYVNKEGGTNVKLAAVPQNVVVLTPDNFDEIVLDQNKDVLVEFYAPWCGHCKSLAPTYEKVATVFKQEEGVVIANLDADAHKALGEKYGVSGFPTLKFFPKDNKAGHDYDGGRDLDDFVSFINEKSGTSRDSKGQLTSKAGIVESLDALVKELVAASEDEKKAVLSRIEEEASTLKGSTTRYGKLYLKLAKSYIEKGSDYASKETERLGRVLGKSISPVKADELTLKRNILTTFVASS, encoded by the exons atggcgaaATCTCAGATCTGGTTTGGTTTTGCGTTACTCGCGTTGCTTCTGGTTTCAGCCGTAGCTGACGATGTGGTTGTTTTGACTGACGATAGCTTCGAAAAGGAAGTTGGTAAAGATAAAGGAGCTCTCGTCGAGTTTTACGCTCCCTG GTGTGGTCACTGCAAGAAACTTGCTCCAGAGTATGAAAAGCTAGGGGCAAGCTTCAAGAAGGCTAAGTCTGTGTTGATTGCAAAG GTTGATTGTGATGAGCAAAAGAGTGTCTGTACTAAATATGGTGTTAGTGGATACCCAACCATTCAGTGGTTTCCTAAAGGATCTCTTGAACCTCAAAA GTATGAGGGTCCACGCAATGCTGAAGCTTTGGCTGAATACGTGAACAAGGAAGGAG GCACCAACGTAAAATTAGCTGCAGTTCCACAAAACGTGGTTGTTTTGACACCTGACAATTTCGATGAGATTGTTCTGGATCAAAACAAAGATGTCCTAGTCGAATTTTATGCACCATG GTGTGGCCACTGCAAATCACTCGCTCCC ACATACGAAAAGGTAGCCACAGTGTTTAAACAGGAAGAAGGTGTAGTCATCGCCAATTTGGATGCTGATGCACACAAAGCCCTTGGCGAGAA ATATGGAGTGAGTGGATTCCCAACATTGAAATTCTTCCCAAAGGACAACAAAGCTGGTCACGATTATGACGGTGGCAGGGATTTAGATGACTTTGTAAGCTTCATCAACGAGAAATCTGGGACCAGCAGGGACAGTAAAGGGCAGCTTACTTCAAAG GCTGGTATAGTCGAAAGCTTAGATGCTTTGGTAAAAGAGTTAGTTGCAGCTagtgaagatgagaagaaggcAGTGTTGTCTCGCATAGAAGAGGAAGCAAGTACCCTTAAGGGCTCCACCACGAG GTATGGAAAGCTTTACTTGAAACTCGCAAAGAGCTACATAGAAAAAGGTTCAGACTATGCTAGCAAAGAAACGGAGAGGCTTGGACGGGTGCTTGGGAAGTCGATAAGTCCAGTGAAAGCTGATGAACTCACTCTCAAGAGAAATATCCTAACCACGTTCGTTGCTTCTTCTTAA
- the CAO gene encoding chloroplast signal recognition particle component (CAO) (CHAOS (CAO); FUNCTIONS IN: chromatin binding; INVOLVED IN: response to high light intensity, protein import into chloroplast thylakoid membrane; LOCATED IN: chloroplast thylakoid membrane, chloroplast, signal recognition particle, chloroplast targeting, chloroplast envelope; EXPRESSED IN: 21 plant structures; EXPRESSED DURING: 13 growth stages; CONTAINS InterPro DOMAIN/s: Ankyrin repeat-containing domain (InterPro:IPR020683), Chromo domain-like (InterPro:IPR016197), Chromo domain (InterPro:IPR000953), Ankyrin repeat (InterPro:IPR002110); BEST Arabidopsis thaliana protein match is: ankyrin repeat-containing protein 2 (TAIR:AT4G35450.5); Has 25373 Blast hits to 13489 proteins in 848 species: Archae - 87; Bacteria - 2575; Metazoa - 11620; Fungi - 2006; Plants - 1049; Viruses - 137; Other Eukaryotes - 7899 (source: NCBI BLink).), with the protein MQKVFLAMDTCALVIHQSLSRIKLSPPKSSSSSSSAFSPESLPIRRIELCFRGAICAAVQRNYEETTSSVEEAEEDDESSSSYGEVNKIIGSRTAGEGAMEYLIEWKDGHSPSWVPSSYIAADVVSEYETPWWTAARKADEQALSQLLEDRDVDAVDENGRTALLFVAGLGSDKCVRLLAEAGADLDHRDMRGGLTALHMAAGYVRPEVVEALVELGADIEVEDERGLTALELAREILKTTPKGNPMQFGRRIGLEKVINVLEGQVFEYAEVDEIVEKRGKGKDVEYLVRWKDGGDCEWVKGVHVAEDVAKDYEDGLEYAVAESVIGKRVGDDGKTIEYLVKWTDMSDATWEPQDNVDSTLVLLYQQQQPMNE; encoded by the coding sequence ATGCAAAAGGTCTTCTTGGCCATGGATACTTGTGCTCTAGTAATCCATCAGTCTCTGTCTCGCATCAAACTTTCTCCTcccaaatcttcttcttcttcttcttctgctttctcCCCTGAATCCTTACCGATCAGACGGATCGAGCTGTGTTTCCGAGGAGCTATATGTGCCGCCGTACAAAGAAACTACGAAGAAACGACCTCCTCCGTGGAAGAGgcagaggaagatgatgagtcatcatcatcgtaCGGAGAAGTGAACAAGATCATTGGAAGCCGAACGGCGGGGGAAGGAGCCATGGAGTACCTTATCGAGTGGAAGGACGGCCATTCTCCGTCGTGGGTTCCATCGAGCTACATCGCAGCAGACGTAGTGTCGGAGTACGAGACACCCTGGTGGACGGCAGCTAGAAAAGCCGACGAGCAGGCCCTGTCACAGCTCCTGGAGGACCGAGACGTCGATGCCGTGGACGAAAACGGCCGGACGGCTCTGCTTTTCGTGGCAGGTCTGGGGTCGGACAAGTGCGTAAGGCTTCTGGCGGAGGCTGGAGCCGATCTCGACCACCGAGACATGAGGGGAGGCTTGACGGCGCTGCACATGGCGGCTGGTTACGTGAGGCCGGAGGTGGTGGAGGCGCTGGTGGAGCTGGGAGCTGATATTGAAGTGGAAGACGAGAGAGGGTTAACGGCGTTGGAACTAGCGAGGGAGATTCTGAAGACGACGCCGAAGGGGAATCCGATGCAGTTCGGGAGGAGAATTGGGTTAGAGAAAGTGATCAATGTCCTGGAAGGACAAGTGTTCGAGTACGCCGAGGTGGATGAGATCGTAGAGAAACGAGGGAAAGGCAAAGACGTTGAATATCTGGTCAGATGGAAGGACGGTGGAGATTGCGAGTGGGTGAAAGGTGTACACGTGGCGGAAGATGTGGCTAAGGACTACGAGGATGGGCTGGAGTACGCTGTAGCGGAGAGTGTGATCGGGAAGAGGGTGGGAGACGATGGGAAGACCATCGAGTATCTTGTCAAATGGACTGATATGTCTGATGCCACTTGGGAGCCTCAGGACAATGTCGACTCTACTCTTGTTCTACtctaccaacaacaacaaccaatgaatgaatga
- the UNE5 gene encoding thioredoxin family protein (UNFERTILIZED EMBRYO SAC 5 (UNE5); FUNCTIONS IN: protein disulfide isomerase activity; INVOLVED IN: in 6 processes; LOCATED IN: endoplasmic reticulum, plasma membrane, plant-type cell wall; EXPRESSED IN: 26 plant structures; EXPRESSED DURING: 15 growth stages; CONTAINS InterPro DOMAIN/s: Thioredoxin fold (InterPro:IPR012335), Disulphide isomerase (InterPro:IPR005788), Thioredoxin domain (InterPro:IPR013766), Endoplasmic reticulum, protein ERp29, C-terminal (InterPro:IPR011679), Thioredoxin, conserved site (InterPro:IPR017937), Thioredoxin-like subdomain (InterPro:IPR006662), Thioredoxin-like (InterPro:IPR017936), Thioredoxin-like fold (InterPro:IPR012336); BEST Arabidopsis thaliana protein match is: PDI-like 2-2 (TAIR:AT1G04980.1); Has 35333 Blast hits to 34131 proteins in 2444 species: Archae - 798; Bacteria - 22429; Metazoa - 974; Fungi - 991; Plants - 531; Viruses - 0; Other Eukaryotes - 9610 (source: NCBI BLink).), producing the protein MAKSQIWFGFALLALLLVSAVADDVVVLTDDSFEKEVGKDKGALVEFYAPWCGHCKKLAPEYEKLGASFKKAKSVLIAKVDCDEQKSVCTKYGVSGYPTIQWFPKGSLEPQKYEGPRNAEALAEYVNKEGGTNVKLAAVPQNVVVLTPDNFDEIVLDQNKDVLVEFYAPWCGHCKSLAPTYEKVATVFKQEEGVVIANLDADAHKALGEKYGVSGFPTLKFFPKDNKAGHDYDGGRDLDDFVSFINEKSGTSRDSKGQLTSKAGIVESLDALVKELVAASEDEKKAVLSRIEEEASTLKGSTTRYVTLLETRKELHRKRFRLC; encoded by the exons atggcgaaATCTCAGATCTGGTTTGGTTTTGCGTTACTCGCGTTGCTTCTGGTTTCAGCCGTAGCTGACGATGTGGTTGTTTTGACTGACGATAGCTTCGAAAAGGAAGTTGGTAAAGATAAAGGAGCTCTCGTCGAGTTTTACGCTCCCTG GTGTGGTCACTGCAAGAAACTTGCTCCAGAGTATGAAAAGCTAGGGGCAAGCTTCAAGAAGGCTAAGTCTGTGTTGATTGCAAAG GTTGATTGTGATGAGCAAAAGAGTGTCTGTACTAAATATGGTGTTAGTGGATACCCAACCATTCAGTGGTTTCCTAAAGGATCTCTTGAACCTCAAAA GTATGAGGGTCCACGCAATGCTGAAGCTTTGGCTGAATACGTGAACAAGGAAGGAG GCACCAACGTAAAATTAGCTGCAGTTCCACAAAACGTGGTTGTTTTGACACCTGACAATTTCGATGAGATTGTTCTGGATCAAAACAAAGATGTCCTAGTCGAATTTTATGCACCATG GTGTGGCCACTGCAAATCACTCGCTCCC ACATACGAAAAGGTAGCCACAGTGTTTAAACAGGAAGAAGGTGTAGTCATCGCCAATTTGGATGCTGATGCACACAAAGCCCTTGGCGAGAA ATATGGAGTGAGTGGATTCCCAACATTGAAATTCTTCCCAAAGGACAACAAAGCTGGTCACGATTATGACGGTGGCAGGGATTTAGATGACTTTGTAAGCTTCATCAACGAGAAATCTGGGACCAGCAGGGACAGTAAAGGGCAGCTTACTTCAAAG GCTGGTATAGTCGAAAGCTTAGATGCTTTGGTAAAAGAGTTAGTTGCAGCTagtgaagatgagaagaaggcAGTGTTGTCTCGCATAGAAGAGGAAGCAAGTACCCTTAAGGGCTCCACCACGAGGTATGTTA CTTTACTTGAAACTCGCAAAGAGCTACATAGAAAAAGGTTCAGACTATGCTAG
- the UNE5 gene encoding thioredoxin family protein (UNFERTILIZED EMBRYO SAC 5 (UNE5); FUNCTIONS IN: protein disulfide isomerase activity; INVOLVED IN: in 6 processes; LOCATED IN: endoplasmic reticulum, plasma membrane, plant-type cell wall; EXPRESSED IN: 26 plant structures; EXPRESSED DURING: 15 growth stages; CONTAINS InterPro DOMAIN/s: Thioredoxin fold (InterPro:IPR012335), Disulphide isomerase (InterPro:IPR005788), Thioredoxin domain (InterPro:IPR013766), Thioredoxin, conserved site (InterPro:IPR017937), Thioredoxin-like subdomain (InterPro:IPR006662), Thioredoxin-like (InterPro:IPR017936), Thioredoxin-like fold (InterPro:IPR012336); BEST Arabidopsis thaliana protein match is: PDI-like 2-2 (TAIR:AT1G04980.1); Has 35333 Blast hits to 34131 proteins in 2444 species: Archae - 798; Bacteria - 22429; Metazoa - 974; Fungi - 991; Plants - 531; Viruses - 0; Other Eukaryotes - 9610 (source: NCBI BLink).), whose translation MAKSQIWFGFALLALLLVSAVADDVVVLTDDSFEKEVGKDKGALVEFYAPWCGHCKKLAPEYEKLGASFKKAKSVLIAKVDCDEQKSVCTKYGVSGYPTIQWFPKGSLEPQKYEGPRNAEALAEYVNKEGGTNVKLAAVPQNVVVLTPDNFDEIVLDQNKDVLVEFYAPWCGHCKSLAPTYEKVATVFKQEEGVVIANLDADAHKALGEKYGVSGFPTLKFFPKDNKAGHDYDGGRDLDDFVSFINEKSGTSRDSKGQLTSKVRLV comes from the exons atggcgaaATCTCAGATCTGGTTTGGTTTTGCGTTACTCGCGTTGCTTCTGGTTTCAGCCGTAGCTGACGATGTGGTTGTTTTGACTGACGATAGCTTCGAAAAGGAAGTTGGTAAAGATAAAGGAGCTCTCGTCGAGTTTTACGCTCCCTG GTGTGGTCACTGCAAGAAACTTGCTCCAGAGTATGAAAAGCTAGGGGCAAGCTTCAAGAAGGCTAAGTCTGTGTTGATTGCAAAG GTTGATTGTGATGAGCAAAAGAGTGTCTGTACTAAATATGGTGTTAGTGGATACCCAACCATTCAGTGGTTTCCTAAAGGATCTCTTGAACCTCAAAA GTATGAGGGTCCACGCAATGCTGAAGCTTTGGCTGAATACGTGAACAAGGAAGGAG GCACCAACGTAAAATTAGCTGCAGTTCCACAAAACGTGGTTGTTTTGACACCTGACAATTTCGATGAGATTGTTCTGGATCAAAACAAAGATGTCCTAGTCGAATTTTATGCACCATG GTGTGGCCACTGCAAATCACTCGCTCCC ACATACGAAAAGGTAGCCACAGTGTTTAAACAGGAAGAAGGTGTAGTCATCGCCAATTTGGATGCTGATGCACACAAAGCCCTTGGCGAGAA ATATGGAGTGAGTGGATTCCCAACATTGAAATTCTTCCCAAAGGACAACAAAGCTGGTCACGATTATGACGGTGGCAGGGATTTAGATGACTTTGTAAGCTTCATCAACGAGAAATCTGGGACCAGCAGGGACAGTAAAGGGCAGCTTACTTCAAAGGTTCG GCTGGTATAG